One part of the Mesorhizobium sp. M4B.F.Ca.ET.058.02.1.1 genome encodes these proteins:
- a CDS encoding HlyD family type I secretion periplasmic adaptor subunit, whose amino-acid sequence MKSASQNIVEFPRVNPRRHEHEVAFLPAALEITESPPSPIGRAIGASIIAVFCFALVWASLGSVDIVATATGKIVPDGRTKLIQPFDTGVVRAINVRDGQSVKAGDVLIELDPTMTDADQERQKSDLLSAELDVARLRAALAEDPLAAFRPPQGASAAEIEMHRQFLVSQLAEQNTKLAEIDREQTQKEAERSTTLASGAKLEATIPLLQERVDIQKNLVDKALASKVVYLSEYQELVGLQQDLNLQQSRLREADAAIALLKETREKTAAEYRRATYEALAKAEQRAASTGQEVIKAERRTKLQQLTAPVDGVVQQLAVHTVGGVVTPAQPLAVVVPSESHLEIEAMLSNRDIGFVHPGQKAEIKVDTFNFTRYGLLHGEVLSVSSDAIVRDRQQSASNDRALGAAQSDSEPRDQELQYATRVSLDRTDMQVDDKLVKLGPGMAVTVEIKTGTRSIIGYFLSPLAKTKQESLHER is encoded by the coding sequence ATGAAGTCCGCTAGCCAAAACATCGTCGAGTTTCCGAGAGTCAATCCTCGTCGCCACGAGCACGAAGTTGCGTTCCTGCCGGCGGCGCTCGAAATCACCGAATCGCCGCCGTCGCCGATCGGGCGCGCAATCGGGGCGAGTATCATCGCGGTCTTCTGCTTCGCGCTGGTGTGGGCGTCGCTGGGCAGCGTCGATATCGTCGCAACGGCGACGGGCAAGATCGTGCCAGACGGGCGCACCAAGCTGATCCAGCCATTCGACACCGGCGTCGTGCGCGCCATCAACGTGCGCGATGGTCAGAGCGTGAAGGCTGGCGACGTCCTGATCGAGCTCGACCCGACCATGACGGACGCCGACCAGGAGCGCCAGAAAAGCGATCTCCTTTCGGCCGAACTCGACGTCGCACGGCTGCGCGCGGCGCTCGCGGAGGATCCGCTTGCGGCCTTCCGACCGCCGCAGGGGGCAAGCGCGGCGGAGATCGAGATGCACCGTCAGTTTCTTGTCAGTCAGCTCGCCGAACAGAACACCAAGCTCGCCGAGATCGATCGCGAGCAAACCCAGAAAGAGGCGGAACGATCGACCACTTTGGCGAGCGGCGCGAAGCTCGAGGCGACGATACCGCTGCTGCAGGAGCGGGTCGACATTCAAAAGAACCTCGTCGACAAGGCACTTGCTTCGAAGGTCGTCTATCTCTCCGAGTATCAGGAACTGGTAGGCCTTCAGCAGGATCTCAACCTGCAGCAGAGCCGGCTGCGCGAAGCCGACGCAGCCATCGCGTTGCTGAAGGAAACGAGGGAAAAGACCGCCGCGGAGTACCGGCGCGCGACCTATGAGGCACTCGCAAAAGCCGAGCAGAGAGCTGCGAGCACCGGGCAGGAAGTGATCAAGGCAGAGCGGCGCACGAAGCTCCAACAATTGACCGCGCCGGTCGATGGCGTTGTGCAGCAACTCGCCGTTCATACGGTGGGAGGTGTGGTGACGCCTGCTCAGCCACTCGCCGTGGTGGTTCCGAGTGAGAGCCATCTCGAGATCGAGGCCATGCTCTCCAACCGAGACATCGGTTTCGTCCATCCGGGACAGAAGGCGGAAATCAAAGTCGACACATTCAACTTCACCCGCTACGGGCTTCTTCATGGTGAAGTGCTCAGCGTGTCATCCGACGCCATAGTTCGCGACAGGCAGCAGAGCGCGTCGAACGACCGCGCGTTGGGCGCAGCGCAGAGCGACAGTGAGCCGAGAGATCAGGAACTGCAGTATGCCACGCGCGTTTCACTTGACCGTACGGACATGCAGGTGGATGACAAGCTCGTCAAGCTCGGTCCGGGTATGGCGGTGACGGTCGAGATCAAGACTGGCACGCGCAGTATCATTGGCTATTTCCTCTCGCCGCTGGCGAAAACCAAGCAGGAATCATTGCACGAGCGGTAA